Proteins encoded by one window of Lasioglossum baleicum chromosome 4, iyLasBale1, whole genome shotgun sequence:
- the LOC143207834 gene encoding putative helicase mov-10-B.1 isoform X1, whose protein sequence is MANIIKKKNCRPTVGKSTHCTSYGVLQLLPLQDFKPPKELKAAFKNYKLGNLKQNSLSEDYVKLINSFPRVKKVEPKNYLIIFKICLYLETFEYQLRAAKHDLKNQKLIGDLDTFVVTVPTLEEDDPFISIGDSVELQNEKFTMYGRIVDIKEKQIYIQLNANDKSKVQDRLFNVKFSPSDWSMKCCHYALNTIHKNNLIHALYPKPSRNYRAELKDEFDWVNKNIKNNPEQKQAIINIVNNTSYPAPYILFGPPGTGKTMTLVEAICQIRIKHLSKNILICTSSNTAADEILKRLLSKSIPCKDIYRMYSPRKNWEDIDKNVGLCTNFVDNTCIFLPKDIFILKKIVITTLITCTRLARLNLKSDHFSYVFIDEAGQNTEVESLIPISLVSSLNNNGQGSLRAQVVLSGDPHQLGPTIWCKEIEHLLGHSMLERLMESKVYQKDEKNQYNPRYITKLLLNFRSQEPIMHVSNDLFYNKEVICTQNSNKKFVISNSRIFNKIFPISFIRCKGTEMYTELRSVYNEQEVHMVSYFVRKFMTATLGTRKIGENDIGIITPFKQQKIMIQKELYKKNLRNITVGTVETFQGQEKEIIIISTVRSRVFKHDGKTHIGFLSNPKRFNVAVTRAKNYLLIIGNPEILCEDSYWKALWDYCHEHNACVTI, encoded by the exons ATGGCCAATATTATCAAAAAGAAGAATTGTAGGCCAACGGTTGGAAAAAGCAC GCATTGCACTAGCTACGGTGTATTACAATTATTACCCTTACAAGATTTTAAACCACCTAAAGAATTAAAAGCagctttcaaaaattataaattaggaaatttaaaacaaaattcattatccgaagattatgtaaaactTATTAATAGTTTTCCACGTGTAAAGAAAGTAGAACCTAAAAATTACttgataatatttaaaatttgtttatatttgGAAACATTTGAATACCAATTAAGAGCTGCAAAACATGACTTAAAGAATCAAAAACTCATTGGAGATCTTGATACTTTTGTTGTTACTGTGCCTACACTAGAGGAAGACGACCCATTTATATCTATTGGTGATTCTGTAGAACTTCAAAATGAAAAGTTTACTATGTATGGAAGAATTGTAGACATAAAAGAAAAGcaaatatatatacaattaaatGC GAACGACAAAAGCAAAGTTCAAGACAGACTATTTAACGTAAAGTTTTCTCCGTCTGACTGGTCGATGAAGTGTTGTCATTATGCTTTGAATactatacataaaaataatttaattcatgCACTGTATCCTAAACCAAGTAGAAATTATAGAGCTGAATTGAAAGA TGAGTTTGATTGGGTaaataagaatataaaaaaCAATCCAGAACAGAAACAGGCAATTATTAATATAGTAAATAATACATCATATCCTGCACCGTACATATTATTTGGTCCACCTGGTACTGGAAAAACAATGACATTAGTTGAAGCCATTTGTCAG atAAGGATAAAACACCTatccaaaaatattttgatttgtACATCTTCTAACACAGCAGCAGATGAAATTCTGAAAAGATTGTTGTCAAAATCCATTCCATGTAAAGATATCTACCGAATGTATTCACCAAGAAAAAATTG GGAGGATATAGACAAAAATGTTGGTCTCTGCACAAATTTTGTTGATAATACATGCATTTTCCTGCCAAAAgacatttttatattgaagaaaaTAGTTATTACAACACTGATAACATGCACAAG ACTTGCAAGGCTTAATTTAAAAAGTGATCACTTCTCATATGTATTCATCGATGAAGCAGGTCAAAACACAGAAGTAGAATCTTTGATTCCTATTAGTTTAGTAAGTTCGCTAAATAATAATGGTCAAGGATCATTACGTGCTCAAGTTGTTCTTTCTGGTGATCCTCATCAGTTAGGACCAACAATTTGGTGCAAAGAAATCGAACACTTACTAG GACATTCAATGTTAGAAAGATTAATGGAAAGCAAAGTCTATCAAAAGGATGAGAAAAATCAATACAATCCACGTTATATTACAAAATTGCTTCTCAATTTCCGCAGTCAAGAACCTATTATGCACGTATCTAatgatttattttacaataaggAAGTGATATGCActcaaaattcaaataaaaaattcgtcATTTCGAATTCAAGAATATTCAACAAGATCTTCCCCATATCATTTATTCGATGTAAGGGTACGGAGATGTACACTGAACTTCGAAG TGTTTACAATGAACAAGAAGTTCATATGGTATCTTATTTTGTACGGAAGTTTATGACTGCCACTCTTGGTACACGTAAAATTGGAGAGAATGATATTGGAATTATAACACCCTTTAAACAACAAAAGATTATGATTCAGAAGgagttatataaaaaaaacttaagGAACATAACTGTTGGAACAGTTGAAACTTTTCAAGGacaagagaaagaaattataattataagcaCTGTAAGATCAAGAGTGTTTAAACACGATGGTAAAACGCATATTGGTTTCTTATCTAACCCAAAG AGGTTCAATGTGGCTGTGACTAGagctaaaaattatttattgataATAGGGAATCCCGAGATCTTATGTGAAGATTCATATTGGAAAGCGCTCTGGGATTACTGTCACGAGCACAATGCATGTGTCACTATTTAG
- the LOC143207834 gene encoding putative helicase mov-10-B.1 isoform X2: MANIIKKKNCRPTVGKSTHCTSYGVLQLLPLQDFKPPKELKAAFKNYKLGNLKQNSLSEDYVKLINSFPRVKKVEPKNYLIIFKICLYLETFEYQLRAAKHDLKNQKLIGDLDTFVVTVPTLEEDDPFISIGDSVELQNEKFTMYGRIVDIKEKQIYIQLNANDKSKVQDRLFNVKFSPSDWSMKCCHYALNTIHKNNLIHALYPKPSRNYRAELKDEFDWVNKNIKNNPEQKQAIINIVNNTSYPAPYILFGPPGTGKTMTLVEAICQIRIKHLSKNILICTSSNTAADEILKRLLSKSIPCKDIYRMYSPRKNWEDIDKNVGLCTNFVDNTCIFLPKDIFILKKIVITTLITCTRLARLNLKSDHFSYVFIDEAGQNTEVESLIPISLVSSLNNNGQGSLRAQVVLSGDPHQLGPTIWCKEIEHLLVICTQNSNKKFVISNSRIFNKIFPISFIRCKGTEMYTELRSVYNEQEVHMVSYFVRKFMTATLGTRKIGENDIGIITPFKQQKIMIQKELYKKNLRNITVGTVETFQGQEKEIIIISTVRSRVFKHDGKTHIGFLSNPKRFNVAVTRAKNYLLIIGNPEILCEDSYWKALWDYCHEHNACVTI, translated from the exons ATGGCCAATATTATCAAAAAGAAGAATTGTAGGCCAACGGTTGGAAAAAGCAC GCATTGCACTAGCTACGGTGTATTACAATTATTACCCTTACAAGATTTTAAACCACCTAAAGAATTAAAAGCagctttcaaaaattataaattaggaaatttaaaacaaaattcattatccgaagattatgtaaaactTATTAATAGTTTTCCACGTGTAAAGAAAGTAGAACCTAAAAATTACttgataatatttaaaatttgtttatatttgGAAACATTTGAATACCAATTAAGAGCTGCAAAACATGACTTAAAGAATCAAAAACTCATTGGAGATCTTGATACTTTTGTTGTTACTGTGCCTACACTAGAGGAAGACGACCCATTTATATCTATTGGTGATTCTGTAGAACTTCAAAATGAAAAGTTTACTATGTATGGAAGAATTGTAGACATAAAAGAAAAGcaaatatatatacaattaaatGC GAACGACAAAAGCAAAGTTCAAGACAGACTATTTAACGTAAAGTTTTCTCCGTCTGACTGGTCGATGAAGTGTTGTCATTATGCTTTGAATactatacataaaaataatttaattcatgCACTGTATCCTAAACCAAGTAGAAATTATAGAGCTGAATTGAAAGA TGAGTTTGATTGGGTaaataagaatataaaaaaCAATCCAGAACAGAAACAGGCAATTATTAATATAGTAAATAATACATCATATCCTGCACCGTACATATTATTTGGTCCACCTGGTACTGGAAAAACAATGACATTAGTTGAAGCCATTTGTCAG atAAGGATAAAACACCTatccaaaaatattttgatttgtACATCTTCTAACACAGCAGCAGATGAAATTCTGAAAAGATTGTTGTCAAAATCCATTCCATGTAAAGATATCTACCGAATGTATTCACCAAGAAAAAATTG GGAGGATATAGACAAAAATGTTGGTCTCTGCACAAATTTTGTTGATAATACATGCATTTTCCTGCCAAAAgacatttttatattgaagaaaaTAGTTATTACAACACTGATAACATGCACAAG ACTTGCAAGGCTTAATTTAAAAAGTGATCACTTCTCATATGTATTCATCGATGAAGCAGGTCAAAACACAGAAGTAGAATCTTTGATTCCTATTAGTTTAGTAAGTTCGCTAAATAATAATGGTCAAGGATCATTACGTGCTCAAGTTGTTCTTTCTGGTGATCCTCATCAGTTAGGACCAACAATTTGGTGCAAAGAAATCGAACACTTACTAG TGATATGCActcaaaattcaaataaaaaattcgtcATTTCGAATTCAAGAATATTCAACAAGATCTTCCCCATATCATTTATTCGATGTAAGGGTACGGAGATGTACACTGAACTTCGAAG TGTTTACAATGAACAAGAAGTTCATATGGTATCTTATTTTGTACGGAAGTTTATGACTGCCACTCTTGGTACACGTAAAATTGGAGAGAATGATATTGGAATTATAACACCCTTTAAACAACAAAAGATTATGATTCAGAAGgagttatataaaaaaaacttaagGAACATAACTGTTGGAACAGTTGAAACTTTTCAAGGacaagagaaagaaattataattataagcaCTGTAAGATCAAGAGTGTTTAAACACGATGGTAAAACGCATATTGGTTTCTTATCTAACCCAAAG AGGTTCAATGTGGCTGTGACTAGagctaaaaattatttattgataATAGGGAATCCCGAGATCTTATGTGAAGATTCATATTGGAAAGCGCTCTGGGATTACTGTCACGAGCACAATGCATGTGTCACTATTTAG
- the Pig-u gene encoding phosphatidylinositol glycan anchor biosynthesis class U — MSKQWASNFILAGTIRYLLMNSGYQKVISDRVEVSTALNSWKRVTEGVHLYNFGVDPYVGDLFHETPIGLYIFDLIQKYLPQWSLFVLFIFTDLLTALLLALTAKQYAIELASRNEKEKLSDENVEDQDDTSIVSTSTMYVSAAYLFNPYIILNCVGHTTTVFTNLLYSIALISMTKCSIFWSCLSISLLTLQGLYPISLMVPATIYIAHSKNAKQKKSTIISMVIVFTSILASLFCISYYIMGSWSFIWSTTGFILTVPDLRPNIGLYWYFFTEMFEHFRWLFIASFQINVSLLYIVPLALRLRHDPMLLAFSYLAIAAIFKSYPCIGDVGFYISLLPLWKHLFQYTQQGFIVGCFMLFCTVFAPTVWYQWIYSRSANANFYFGVTLAFAIAQIFLLTDILFASVKHEFAIRHGINKDVSGSKTKLLLE; from the exons atgtcgAAACAATGGgcatcaaattttatattagctGGTACTATCAgatatttattaatgaactctGGATACCAAAAAGTTATTAGTGATCGTGTGGAAGTATCAACAGCGTTAAATTCTTGGAAAAGAG tGACAGAAGGTGTCCACCTTTATAACTTTGGTGTAGATCCATATGTGGGAGATTTATTTCATGAAACTCCTATAGGTTTATACATTTTTGATCTTATTCAGAAATATCTACCTCAATGGAGTTTATTTGTCTTGTTCATTTTTACCGATTTATTAACTGCATTACTACTCGCTCTTACAGCCAAACAATATGCAATCGAATTG GCCTCCAGAAACGAGAAAGAAAAGCTATCAGATGAAAATGTAGAAGATCAAGATGATACTTCTATAGTTTCTACTTCCACGATGTATGTCTCAGCGGCATACTTATTTAACCCATATATAATACTAAATTGTGTTGGACATACAACAACAGTATTTACAAATTTATTGTATTCCATAGCATTGATCTCGATGACAAAATGTTCTATATTCTGGAGCTGTTTATCAATTTCTTTACTTACTTTGCAAGGATTATATCCTATTTCGCTTATGGTACCAGCAACTATTTATATAGCCCATTCTAAGAATGCAAAGCAGAAAAAGAGTACTATAATTTCTATGGTTATAGTGTTTACCAGTATATTAGCAAGTTTATTTTGCATTTCCTATTACATTATGGGAAGTTGGTCATTTATTTGGAGCACAACAGGCTTCATTTTAACAGTTCCCGATTTACGTCCTAATATAGGACTCTATTGGTACTTCTTTACAGAAATGTTTGAGCACTTTAGATGGCTCTTTATTGCTTCATTTCAAATAAATGTCAGTTTACTGTATATAGTACCATTAGCATTGAGACTACGACATGATCCAATGTTATTAGCATTTTCTTACTTAGCAATTGCTGCCATATTTAAATCCTACCCTTGCATTGGAGATGTTGGATTTTATATATCTTTGTTGCCACTTTGGAAgcatttatttcaat ataCCCAACAAGGATTTATAGTTGGTTGTTTCATGTTGTTTTGCACAGTATTCGCACCCACTGTGTGGTACCAGTGGATTTATTCCAGATCCGCGAACGCAAACTTCTATTTTGGAGTAACGCTCGCATTTGCCATAGCACAAATCTTTTTATTAACAGATATTTTATTCGCAAGTGTAAAGCATGAATTTGCAATACGTCACGGTATTAATAAAGATGTTAGCGGAAGTAAAACGAAACTACTCTTAGAATAA